ggcaaagaactctctgaggatcttaaaagacgaattgttgcgctacatgaagatggccaaggctacaagaagattgccaacaccctgaaactgagctgcagcacagtggccaagatcatccagcgttttaaaagagcagggtccactcagaacagacctcgcgttggtcgtccaaagaagctgagtgcacgtgctcagcgtcacatccaactgctgtctttgaaagataggcgcaggagtgctgtcagcattgctgcagagattgaaaaggtggggggtcagcctgtcagtgctcagaccatacgccgcacactacatcaaattggtctgcatggctgtcaccccagaaggaagcctcttctgaagtctctacacaagaaagcccgcaaacagtttgctgaagacatgtcaacaaaggacatggattactggaaccatgtcctatggtctgatgagaccaagattaatttgtttgcttcagatggtctcaagcatgtgtggcggcaatcaggtgaggagtacaaagataagtgtgtcatgcctacagtcaagcatggtggtgggaatgccatggtctggggctgcatgagtgcagcaggtgttggggagttacatttcattgagggacacatgaactccaatatgtactgtgaaatactgaagcagagcataatcccctccctccggaaactgggtcgcagggcagtgttccagcatgataatgaccccaaacacacctctaagacgaccactgctttattaaagaggctgagggtaaaggtgatggactggccaagcatgtctccagacctaaacccaatacaacatctttggggcatcctgaagcggaaggtggaggagcgcaaagtctcgaatatccgccagctccgtgatgtcgtcatggaggagtggaaaagcattccagtggcaacctgtgaagctctggtaaactccatgcccaggagagttaaggcagttctgggaaataatggtggccacacaaaatattgacacttcaggaactttcactaaggggtgtactcacttttgttgccggtggtttagacattaatggctgtatattgagttattttgagggaagaataaatttacactgttatataagctgcacacagactacttttcattgtgtcaaagtgtcattttgtcagtgttgtcccatgaaaagatatacttaaatatctgcagaaatgtgaggggtgtactcacttttgtgatacactgtatatatatatatatatatatatatatatatatatatatatatatatatatatatatatatatatatatatagagagagagagagagagagagagagagagagagagagagagagagagagagagagagagagagagagagagagagagagagagacgattGGAgccaacttgttcgtgacgtcacgtgttttgcgaattactgttcgtaatccgaaatttgttcgtacgttaagttgaaaaagattgttcgtaacccaaactgtttgtatggtaaaccgttcataactcaagggtctactgtatatactaCGTACAGTGAAACCTCTGAATTTTCatttttcccataggaaattatgtacattggattaatctGTTATATGTAATACTTTCATGCACAAATTCATCCAACAAATTTTAACACAATACatgaaattgtatttatttattaacttatatggttcttattactttttttttgcagCCATCACTATCTTTCTTTGGCACCATGATGGCATGGTGTACAGAGAATTTTAGTGAAAGTGTGCACTGACCAAAAGGCATGAGCGATTTAACACAAATGCCCTTTATTTCAGCAGAACCGAATTGTTGATGGGGGACGTTTGAGAATTGAGTTTTCACTGGATTTTGTGTAACATAAGGTGGTATACAAGTCAAGCAATGTCTTAGGGAGGAAAGTCCAGTTCACTGTTTGCCTAGTGCTTGGTTTATGTGGCCTCACGAGTGGTGAAAAAACACAAAGGGCGTGTTGTAAGTGTTAGCTCTCAGATCAGTAGGAATTTACTGTTGACTGTTTAAATAAACTACCATTTAAAATTgaccatttaaaataaactaccTCCTCTGTTGTAGCTTCTTCTACTGGTAGTTGAGCTACCTGTTCCTTCTCAAAAAcctcctgtaaaaaaaaaaaaaacaagcataataagtaaatacaatGCATGACATATTGTATGCTGACCAAGTACTGACCAAGATTCTCTCTTGCAAACCAAGCCACAACAATTCAAAAAGTTCATATGTGaatacattttttatgtttgtttgtttattaggatttttatgtcatgtttaacactttggttacattcatgacaggaacggtggttactcattacactcattacaagattcatcagttcacaaggttatgtcaaacacagtcacggacaatttagtgtctccaatttacctcgcttgcatgtctttggactgtgggaggaaaccggagcacccggagtaaacccacgcagacacggggagaacatgcaaactccacacagaaaggacctggaccgcgccacctggggatcgaacccatgaccttcttgctgtgaggcgacagtgctacccacttagccaccgtgccgcccatataCATTTCTTATGTTTGACCTTTTAGCAATGATAACAGTGTTATTATGAGTTTAAACACTGTTATAAACCAAGCCTGTAAAAAGCTAATCACTAGTCAACATGTTTTGATATGGCAGTTTAAAAtagtgtaattaattaattaagtaatcTAAGTCTAAATCAAGTTGCATATATTTCAAGGTGGGTGTACTGACTAAGGTTGCACTGCTGAAGATCGGATACATATCAGATTTCATTTGCCCCAATTAAGTGTAGCCAATGCGCTGCTGGGGCCCCCGACAGTGCCCACGGAGGGTGTTTATTCGCCTTACACACACTACCTCCGATGTATGCGCAGTcctaccaatcccttcttattcttcCATACTTTGGTGTATTTGGAAGTGAGGTCGGCTTCTCGTATGGAGAGCCATGCCCCAATATCTGTACAGGTGCCCTGAGCAATCAAGAACCTCACTCAtagttgataaccccaccccttagtccggtctttgccacccagcagactggaggtcaattttgtctgctgcaggcattagccaactgtgcctgctagagggtgcccagccgaccggcagcagagccgagattcgaacatGTAATGTCCATTTCTTCAACGGCTGCATGCGAATACATTACTTACAGCCATCCTCTTTCTCATCAAGGTGACCGTAACAGTGACGATAGAACCCGCTGTGATGTTATTGCTGTCTTCGTCATCCAGCACTAAATGGTAATAAAGACAGACACAAAGCCACACAACAGCATGTGAAAATCCCTTCGAACATCCCATAGTATTCGATGTTAATATGACAGTGTGGTTTCCCTTTCCCAACCTTGAAGTTTGGTTTCCATGGTGATATGGGGAACGCTTCCGAGGACTGCCATAACCTCGTCGTACTTCTCCTCTCCCAGGAATCTCAGCATGTTCCTCCTGTCGGAGTCTTTCAAACTGACCAGGTCCTGCAGACTCCTCACCTTGTactaaaatgaaatgtaaagaGTGTTAGATGTTTATATACTGAACAAACAACAGCAGCATAGCAAATACCCACCGATCCGGGTGTTTCAGCCAAATGTGGGAAGGCCCGTTAAAGACCACTCTGTGCCACTCTGTATAAAGCAAGGTCCATCAGGAAATAATTTAACAAAATTGGTGACCGGTCCTGTCCTCAATCCCAGTGAACACTTTTGCAAAGACAAATACACTGGACGTACCCCAAAATATTATAAAAGACCTTGCCACCAGAATAAAGGCTGTTAACACTGACAagaggatgtccaacaagctcatggtgaggTTTCTACACATGTATAGCAATATAGGGTCTGccagaaaacctagtgagctgccttactgcctacctaggcagctacCTAAGCAGAGAGAAtactaataagacatcgacttataaggcagattatataaacacactacttagacagcgataatgCCGATTGCATCCTAGCAATTTTCGCATACTAAGCTAACATatttagcctcaggccattcaaacgaatgggctgaggtggcacaacttGCTAGCATGCctgctaacatctccctctgtgtaccggaaatggttaaactgtcactgacaagcccaaatttgttGTTCTGCATCTAcatctgggacagtggtagcctaatgaaTAAAGagcttgaatcccagctctgccatgcagccactgttgggcctatGAGCAAGCCTCTTAACCTCCTCTGCTCCAtcggtgccgtacaatggctgaccctgcgctctgacagcagctttcaaacaagctgggatgtgcgaacaatgaattctgttgtactgtacgcctgtatatgtacagtgtatcacaaaagtgagtacacccctcacatttctgcagatatttaagtatatcttttcatgggacaacactgacaaaatgatactttgacacaatgaaaagtagtctgtgtgcagcttatataacagtgtaaatttattcttccctcaaaataactcaatatacagccattaatgtctaaaccaccggcaacaaaagtgagtacacccctaagagactacacccctaaatgtccaaattgagcactgcttgtcattttccctccaaaatgtcatgtgactcgttagtgttactaggtctcaggtgtgcatagggagcaggtgtgttcaatttagtagtacagctctcacactctctcatactggtcactgaaagttccaacatggcacctcatggcaaagaactctctgaggatcttaaaagacgaattgttgcgctacatgaagatggccaaggctacaagaagattgccaacaccctgaaactgagctgcagcacagtggccaagatcatccagcgttttaaaagagcagggtccactcagaacagacctcgcgttggtcgtccaaagaagctgagtgcacgtgctcagcgtcacatccaactgctgtctttgaaagataggcgcaggagtgctgtcagcattgctgcagagattgaaaaggtggggggtcagcctgtcagtgctcagaccatacgccgcacactacatcaaattggtctgcatggctgtcaccccagaaggaagcctcttctgaagtctctacacaagaaagcccgcaaacagtttgctgaagacatgtcaacaaaggacatggattactggaaccatgtcctatggtctgatgagaccaagattaatttgtttggttcagatggtctcaagcatgtgtggcggcaatcaggtgaggagtacaaagataagtgtgtcatgcctacagtcaagcatggtggtgggaatgccatggtctggggctgcatgagtgcagcaggtgttggggagttacatttcattgagggacacatgaactccaatatgtactgtgaaatactgaagcagagcatgatcccctccctccggaaactgggtcgcagggcagtgttccagcatgataatgaccccaaacacacctctaagatgaccactgctttattgaagaggctgagggtaaaggtgatggactggccaagcatgtctccagacctaaacccaatagaacatctttggggcatcctcaaacggaaggtggaggagcgcaaagtctcgaatatccgccagctccgtgatgtcgtcatggaggagtggaaaagcattccagtggaaacctgtgaagctctggtaaactccatgcccaggagagttaaggcagttctgggaaataatggtggccacacaaaatattgacacttcaggaactttcactaaggggtgtactcacttttgttgccggtggttaagacattaatggctgtatattgagttattttgagggaagaataaatttacactgttatataagctgcacacagactacttttcattgtgtcaaagtatcattttgtcagtgttgtcccatgaaaagatatacttaaatatctgcagaaatgtgaggggtgtactcacttttgtgatacactgtatatatgacaaataaacgcattcttctattctattctattctattctattctatggcCATATTTGCAATGTTTGTGTAAAAAGTTGTGCCAAAgtaaatgctgggattgccgtcaccgctaaggaagcatcggctGATTCCTCGTTaatcagtcagattatcactatgaaataaggcacctttaTAGGCAGGATTTTAAGGTACATACAAAGTCGGACATCCTTCTTAAAGGGAGCGCGCAtaagatgatgtaaaatgcgtctatgtagagagatcactaggttttccgACAGACCCATAGTGTATACTGTGtgcaaaaaaaatcacaatgtgtgtgttttcatttcagagtaattaaaaaacattcctttatttactttatttaaaatgagacAATTAGGGGACAAAGGCTTAGGGGGCTAAATACTTCAATGGTGCAGTGTATCTGACGTGTAGTCTAGCAAACAAATTGTTGTCAATTGATATTGTCAGTTACCTTTTTGGAGATGCAGTATCTGAGGTGTTCCTCCTCAAAATGGGGCAGCTGCAGTAAGGGAGACTTGGCCTCCTGTAACCCCTGCACAGCCATCTGAGTCAGTTTCATACAGTTCTCAATGGAGGAGAGTCTGGGAGCACGGAATCCTACACACAACCATATAATCCATTAAAAAATTaacataataattattttacggGCATTTCCCTCTTTTTCTCAGCTATATTGATAAACCATTGACCAGTCAGCAGGTTGTATTCACTCATCGAAGAGGATCCATGTCATTATTCAGCCATTATTCCGCCCTCTACAGACACaaagccaatcgtgtgtctatGTGGCAGCCTGGGCGactaatagcagagctgagatttaaaattAAGAGCTCGAGAtcccagcagtggagggttgtcaTAGGAAAATTgtaaatacagaaaaatatCAGTGATTTGTAGGGAcataacgatgcaccacaagacagttaataaccgattaaaaaaaatccacaattcaaatcgatttgacatgtaaaatgaatcgatattcactttaaacagcagagggcactggtgctatacCTCACCTGGtcgacgtcactggcgctatacgcctggttgccagattcgggttttttcagccaaattgggcttaattcaaaattgttttgcatagtttgtacctacctcagaaataaaagggaattcattatttacataaataaaagatgatcacaaatataataaaagaaaaataataaaaggaaactttgtcgtcatttgtcttcaatttcagttcgggaaaaaatcgtattgtgaatcgcatcgcatcgtgggtagagtgtatcgttacatacCTAGTGATTTGCAAATCTTAATCAGTGTTCAATTGAAAACAAGCCTTTCGTTTCATTTCAATCAACCGCTTTCACCTGGACAGGGTGACAAGCCGCCCCTGACACAACCAATAATGGCTGTGTAGAAACcaggctggtcgatagcaccactgagatacaAACCCTGTCTATTTATGGCTGCAAACGTTCTAAAAATGTAGGAATGGTTGTTGTAAATGTGAAAGCAGATTTTTTCCCCCCCATTCTTGCTCCATAACAGTTAAGCTGAGCAACAGTTTATTAAGTATACCTCCTCTGCTGGTGGCCATCATTGTGAGTTGGCAACCGACGTTGATGATCTCCTGGAGCAAAGCGGGACACTTCTTCACCACGAACCTCTGGTCTGATTTAGACAGACACAAAGAAAAAGGATAGcagtataaaaacaataatactgATGAGACTGATACAGTGCTATTTGTAGGAGAGCACATTCAGATGTTTACCTTCTTCGATATTTTCAGACACGTCCATCCGGGCGAGATGTGTGAGAACCAACACGCGAGCCTTTAAACTGTACGGGTAACAGAACGGAGGCTCCTTCTTCTTCACGTTGATGTTTCCCAGCTCTCGAATCAGCTAAAACATATCAGGTAGAATGCTTAACTGATAGTAGACCATATAAGCACCAACTATACAGTGATCACCAGTAATTTTTTGTCCTCAGTGAAGTCCTCAGGCTTTTTCTTCTAAACATTCTTCtcctgttttatttgcattttggaCCCAACAAGCAGGACAGTTTTGTAGGGCGCTCTGCTGGCGCATTGGTAATATACGCAAGccaaggcacccaggtggtgcaccGGGATAATCCACTAGCTCCcgggtttgaaactcggctctgctaccggtcggctgggtgccctctAGCACAGCGGTTCCCAACCtgttttgcaccacggaccggtttcatataagatacaaTTTCACGAACCGACGGGGGTGGGGggattaaaaatagaataactatagaatggaaaatcagtaaaaattctgagctttttttgctgcaacgagacgctgctcccacctagtggtgattggggacaataacacccgaagagtgttggaaatgtaattgctcttgtagcgatctctaattatttattctttctgtgtggcctggtaataaatgacccacggaccggtaccagtggttggggaccactgttctAGCAGGTACATTTGGCTAGTGTctgcagaagacaaaattggcctccagtctgctgggtgggaaggaCCAGACTAAGGTAAGgggtaaggaccctggttgcccAAGGAGACTGTAGAGAAAGTGGAGGGGtgcagagatcggggcgtgcCTCTCCGCATGCAAAGCCGCCCTCATATGCAAATAAACCaaagtatgggagaataagaagggattggtggactgcacacacatcagagggagtgtgtcaggcaaatatacaccctccttggatgaaatcggggtccccagcagcagattggcTATGCTACATTGGGATATGCACCTCtgagtgcactctcagtgccggtcccgaGCCTGGATAAGGAAGGAAGGGCATCAGCCTTAAAAACTGTTTTATATACTTGTTAATAATGCAGCCAAGTAAATAAGCAAGCACTATACTAAATGCTTTAGCACCCTTACAGAGGGCTGTGTGCGCAATCTTCTGGGCTCACAGCTGCGCTGTTTTGGTAGCATCCCATGTATGCCTAACTGTGATAGAAAGTCATTGTTGGAGTCTGACTAACCTGTTACATTGTTGGACCAGAAGATTAAAATCAAGTATTTTACCTGTGGAACTTCAACGTTGTCTGTTGGTCTGATAATAGCTTCTTTGTTGCTACGTGGGTCAAATTCGAACGCGGCTGTTAGCACCATCACTAACCCTGTGAGAAACAAAGAGGCAAAAGTTTAGCACTGGAAAGGGCACCATCCGCTCATTCAAGATATTTGACTAGAGGCTAGGTCCACTCTGTCCGGTCAATAAAGTCAGCATGTCTTTTGTTTcaatttattcatgcatttatcCTTTTTAGCGtaatcaatctgtcttccgctgctgtggctgattgcgttcgaggagggtatattgcctTCCGACTCGGGTGCAGTCCTAGCAAACCCCTTCTTTTACgccagtgtttgaagaccccaaccAGTCATTTCTACACACAGGCCaattttgtgtctgctgcaggcactgccaattgttcacgctagatggtgcccagccaaccggtagatTCGAAAATTGAGATTCGAagtgctagcgaaatatcccgctATCGGCATCTAGAGCGGTGGTAAAGCActggttaaggtagtggactagtaatcagaaggtcgctggttcaagccccactactgctaggttgctgctgttgggcccttgagcaaggcccttaaccctcaattgctcagactgtatactgtaactgtaatgtaagtcgctttggataaaggcgtctgctaaatgccgaaaatgtaaatgtcttttaATCAAGCAGGTTTAAACTCAGGTAAAATGTCAGTAACGGTATGCACTGTACATACTGATTTGCTCGGCATGTGCATGGTTCATTGCATAGACCTGAATTGTAAAACGTGCACTCACGTTTCATGTTCATTGTGGGTGTCTTGTACATAAAGTGCATAAAGAGCTGGGTTGTGTTGATGAGGATCTGATCGCCACTGTAGCGAATGGAACGGTACCACCATGtaccctaaaacacacacacacacacaaatgttatACACTGTCAATATTTCACTGGTCTAAAAAGCAGAAAGTAATTAGTAATTAAGATCAACCGTTTGAAAATGCtagtaattaataaaagtaTCTCACCACAACCACAGGAAGAATGACCATAAAGGCCAAACCGTATACCAGCAACACCTGCAAATAGTGCACACACAACAAGATCAGACAAGAAGTGTCTTAGATCTAGGTGACTATGAAATTAAAACCATCTCACCATAATACAGGGACTATAAATGCCCCAAAACATCAAACTATTTCAGCTAAGCTAAATGAAATGCTGCCTTTCAACATGAGAATGGATGAAATAACCTACCAGCATGGAGTTCTTCTGATCCACAATCCATGCAGGAAGAGCAATCCCAAAACTTGTAACTACAAACATAAAAATAGTGGTATGATGAAATAATACAGCTATTACAGTGTAAGTGTGGAGTtaaagaacatgctaaactgcCTCACCTCTAGGACCATCAGGGTTGCCATAGGTCTCCCAGTTTTTCCGTGACTCGTCATTGGTTAAACTGTTAAAAGAAGCAATACACAGATCTGGTTATGTTGTTTAGAGGGCTTTAAACAAAAGACTAAAGCCACATCATCAGTAGCATGGATTATAAGACGTTTCAGAAATAAAAGCATCAGATTTTGGAAATCTGCTTAAGCACTTCACTAGTATCACAGGCAGTGGCagctcagtagttaaggtactggactagtaatcaaggtcgctccctggttcaagcccttccactcccaagttgccactatagggcccctgagcaaagacCTTTAAACGACACCTGCTTGGATTGAATTTAGTcagaattgtaagtcgctttgactACAAGAAAAAAGGACATTTGAATTTACTTCAAGCAGCTGATGGTTGATATTGAACCTGCTAGTGACGCTGCAGAAATTCGAACACTGTATAGTAAAAGTCAATGCTGTGCTGAAATCTGACTCAGTAGAAATGTAAACCCCTTACCATGCAACCACAACATGGGTTTAACAGCAAATTATACAACCCTCCTGTCAATTGCATTCCCTTATTGGAGAAGAGAGAAAATATTTGGCTGCTTTCACATTAGCATTTTGCACTTAGTTTACGTTGAGGCGCATATTACCACTTACTGTGGCATTTACGCCTTTCATGATATGCTTCACAGTTCAATCAGACACTGACAAGCTGTAAAATCCTCCCAATAGCGCCATGGCAAGGTAAGAGGCACTGCCACACTTCAGACTGAGTAAAAGCCAGTGTAAAAGCTCTGCCTCGATTGATGTAAATATAGCCTTATGCAGTAAAACCATAACCAGGAGTACTCTACAGTACATcgagttaaaaaaaacatgtaaaattataattaaGGTAACACTCATAATGCTATATTAACTCTtagttttaaaaagctttatttatttcattatttggcTTGATTATAAACAACCCTGGAAGCTCCACGTTGTTACTTAGACTTGCATCAGCAGGAAtttaaataggatttaaacagtgtgttcaGAGAAAATCCCAAATTGGGacacaacattaaaataaacaataaaaaataaatcaaaactaATGAAGAAGCTCCAACAGTGAACACACTTACGCTGAATAAGCTTTCGCGATCTTCATGAACATGGCCTCATCTCCTCCTTTATCAGggtggaactttagtgaaagTACCCTGTACTGCTTCTTGATCTCGGACAAAGATGACCCCTACAtagacacaaaaaaaaacataaaaggatGAATTAATACTAACAGCACTAATAAACGTTATTTATacatcatttctttttttccattttgtaGGCTAAATCCAACATTGCTTCACATACAAATTAGAGACGGCCTGTCAAgcagaaaataaatgtaagactTTATTCAGTCATATTTTTCGTCATCATAGTGACAGcttttgttgtttctttttaacTGGTTAAACAacaacagtacaacaaaatataATCGGCTACATCAAAATTGCAAAAAACTTTATTGCTGGGATCTCAAGttctgtgctatcgacctgacTCTAAGTCAGATCAGGCCCAAGCAGCTGTGCCTGATGGAGGGAGGTTGACTGGGTTTCACTGCTGCagttcaagcaactgagggttgagggccttgctcaggggcccaacaagggcaacttggtagtggtggggcttaaagtAGCAGCTTTCAGATTACTCAGATTTCAGATTAAGTCTCtgccactggcaggtgaaaaggtgTGTGTGATATTCATGTGTGTGGACTCTCCTGGGCCAGAATGGGGGTGGTACAAGAGGCAAGAAAATTGTAATGGGGAATTGGACATGGATCAATTTTTTTTTGACGGGGTGGGAATCTGCTGCTTACAAAATGCAGCCAGCTGTGTTACGCAATTGGCGGATATCACCAGAGAGCACAAGAACATTTAGTTAATCCAAACTGAGACAattcaacaaacaaacaataaagcaCATTTTCTTACCGCATCCAAACTGAGGACCTCATAGGGGTTATATTCCTGGTATTCACGATCTAATGTAGACACTTTATAGGCCAGAAAGATAAATACTGCCCAACCAAACAACAAGGCTGCTTTTCTGTTGAGAGAAAAACATATACTGTCAATCATTAAACAATTAGAGCTAACATACACATTTTAATTGAACTGACTATAAGcatatatagcgcttttatagCAGAACTTAAATAATGTCGAAGTATACAGTTTTATGTTTAAAGAGTCATTTTTGTGATACGAGAAGTTCATGAAAGGTAGAGTGCAGataggatgttttggagacaaagttAGAGAGGCATGTGCAGAAGAGTGATGAGAGCTGAGAGTGCTGAGGATGGAGCCGCCAGGTAGGAAAAGAAGAAAAGGTTTATGGATTTAGTAaaggaggacatgcaggtggttggtgTGACAGAGGAGGACATTCAGGACAAGGAAATATGAAGACTGCTGTGCAGCCGAATGGAAAAGAGGAAGGCTGTtgttagggctgca
The sequence above is drawn from the Trichomycterus rosablanca isolate fTriRos1 chromosome 9, fTriRos1.hap1, whole genome shotgun sequence genome and encodes:
- the sec63 gene encoding translocation protein SEC63 homolog isoform X1, whose product is MAGQQFQYDDSGNTFFYFLTSFVGLIVIPATYYLWPRDQNAEQLRLKSLRRVHGRCLWYRLRLMKSQQSIVPTLKKAALLFGWAVFIFLAYKVSTLDREYQEYNPYEVLSLDAGSSLSEIKKQYRVLSLKFHPDKGGDEAMFMKIAKAYSALTNDESRKNWETYGNPDGPRVTSFGIALPAWIVDQKNSMLVLLVYGLAFMVILPVVVGTWWYRSIRYSGDQILINTTQLFMHFMYKTPTMNMKRLVMVLTAAFEFDPRSNKEAIIRPTDNVEVPQLIRELGNINVKKKEPPFCYPYSLKARVLVLTHLARMDVSENIEEDQRFVVKKCPALLQEIINVGCQLTMMATSRGGFRAPRLSSIENCMKLTQMAVQGLQEAKSPLLQLPHFEEEHLRYCISKKYKVRSLQDLVSLKDSDRRNMLRFLGEEKYDEVMAVLGSVPHITMETKLQVLDDEDSNNITAGSIVTVTVTLMRKRMAEVFEKEQVAQLPVEEATTEEQGENAKNKTKQWQNKNKGAKKAAKSKKKKLTKKKPVSQQQAKGDKARQANGNVAGSDLAVAAKEEEEELSDKGSDTDEAEANKDSPSERDEESDKQSDTEADEVAGDDEEEWEALQQSIQRRDRALLETKSKITHPVYSLYFPEEKHEWWWLYIADRKDQTLVSMPCHVCTLKDTEEVELKFPAPSKTGNYQYSVILRSDSYMGLDQIKPLKLEVHEAKAMMVNHPQWDIPETEEEEEDQEDSDGIEESEEDDEDND
- the sec63 gene encoding translocation protein SEC63 homolog isoform X2, translating into MAGQQFQYDDSGNTFFYFLTSFVGLIVIPATYYLWPRDQNAEQLRLKSLRRVHGRCLWYRLRLMKSQQSIVPTLKKAALLFGWAVFIFLAYKVSTLDREYQEYNPYEVLSLDAGSSLSEIKKQYRVLSLKFHPDKGGDEAMFMKIAKAYSALTNDESRKNWETYGNPDGPRVTSFGIALPAWIVDQKNSMLVLLVYGLAFMVILPVVVGTWWYRSIRYSGDQILINTTQLFMHFMYKTPTMNMKRLVMVLTAAFEFDPRSNKEAIIRPTDNVEVPQLIRELGNINVKKKEPPFCYPYSLKARVLVLTHLARMDVSENIEEDQRFVVKKCPALLQEIINVGCQLTMMATSRGGFRAPRLSSIENCMKLTQMAVQGLQEAKSPLLQLPHFEEEHLRYCISKKYKVRSLQDLVSLKDSDRRNMLRFLGEEKYDEVMAVLGSVPHITMETKLQVLDDEDSNNITAGSIVTVTVTLMRKRMAEVFEKEQVAQLPVEEATTEEGENAKNKTKQWQNKNKGAKKAAKSKKKKLTKKKPVSQQQAKGDKARQANGNVAGSDLAVAAKEEEEELSDKGSDTDEAEANKDSPSERDEESDKQSDTEADEVAGDDEEEWEALQQSIQRRDRALLETKSKITHPVYSLYFPEEKHEWWWLYIADRKDQTLVSMPCHVCTLKDTEEVELKFPAPSKTGNYQYSVILRSDSYMGLDQIKPLKLEVHEAKAMMVNHPQWDIPETEEEEEDQEDSDGIEESEEDDEDND